The Neurospora crassa OR74A linkage group I, whole genome shotgun sequence genome segment GAAAATGGGACAATTGGCTTCCCCTGTTCTCGACAATGCCACGCCGTGTAATTTTTTCTTTGTAATGACGACGACCAGTTACCACTCTTAATCCAGGCGTGGATGTCGATAATCTGGTTTCaatcttctttttctattcAATTGCCTTCTCAACCTACCATTTTGTGTGCTAGCATAAACGAGGGTGGGGTCATACAAGGCCATATTTCTTCTCCACTACGACAACGATGGCGGAAGCTGACGAAGAGTGTCTCTTATTTCATATTTTCCTTGCGACGGGAAAAAGTGATATTTCTACTTGGGGGCAAAAGCGGGTTTCTTGTTTGTTACCTCCACGAACGTTATGAGACAAATGAAGCTTGCTGTTTTCACATCAGTCAGACCAAACACTCTCCTACGAGAGTAGAGTGGCGCGAGGTGAAGGAACGAGCGGACGACGATGGACGGCGCAACCACTTCGGTTTGGTTTGGGCGTTATGGTCGGACGGGCTTCTTACTTTACTCCTGGGGCAAAGAAAGGCATACTAGTCATGGAATGAAGGCTCGGATCTGACCACGAGTCGTTTTCACTGTCTGGcaccttccccccccccccccccccggagGATCTCTGTGTGAACCCAAAAGGTAACACCACTCGTGCGAGAGTGTGTTATCTGTTTATGTATCGGATTTCCAGACTAGATGTGGGGGTCCGTATTCTGGATAGATACACGATCTTCGTTGTGACAGGAAACAGCCGAACACACAATTGGCCAATACCACACAATAAGTGTTGGTTTTGTTTCATTGTCACAGTCTGAATACCATTTTCACTACTATCACCACCGACCCCCTACATACAACTACTTCTACCCAGTGGCAGCTTGTTAGGACTTACTCCCCAACCAGGCAGGTACAGTAGACAGACTATGAGTGACATCTTTTTGGCTTAGCTCACTAAATTCTTTGTCCTTTTTTTACtagttttgttgttgttacaACTGTGCAATGAGTGGCTGATAGAGACGTGCTATTGAATGGGTGCCTGGTTAAATAAGAAATGTGAGTAATAGCTGGTCCGATTCAGCAAAGAAGCTGTTGTGCTGAATCTATGATTTTGTTGAAGTGGGACAACCGGAAGATGAGAAAGTCACACGAGCCTGTCGTGACTGACACCATCAGGGCCCAGGTGAGAGAGAATCTAGGCCGCTACTGACCCTCATTTATGGGAGTTTCGAATGGCCCTGCGTGATTCCGAGGGCTGTACTTCCCATGCGGCTAGGTAGTCATCATGTAGAATTGCCAACGCGGAGAACTTTTGGGAATAATCTGATGTACTCGCAGTCTTAAGCTTTACAACATTTGATTGGTGGATATGATTTTTGAAATTTGCTTTCTATTATTTGGCCTCGAATATAAATCGTAATGATGCTATGTTTCTAGCTGTCAATACCGTTCTCCAGCCATTGGCCGGACGAACTAATACCTGGTTTTCTTTGAAGACCATCCATGATCTCAAACTTGCATGACAATATAGTTAAAACAACAACCAGCACCTGGCGCTCCGTGATTTTTCCTGAAGTGCTTGGGAAATTTTATCTCCTAGGCGGTCAACTTCCGCTTGCTGCCTCTCTTGGTTTCATCACCCTCGTCATCCAGATCCATCGTGTCATCATCGATATCCTCTTCCGAGTCATCCATATCGCTGCTTCCTCGCTTTCCAAGAGGCCCCGAGCCTGAGCCAGAGCCCGTCTCCATACCCCCCAGCGCCGCAAATGAGGTCGAGGAACCCATCAACCCCGCCGCTGCTGAGGGCGATACTGCTGATGGCCCCTCTCTAAAGCTGAGATaactgccaccaccactcgtCAGCAAGCTGTTCGTTCCGCTCTGATTgctttggtgatggtgatggtggttttGCTGCTGACGTGATTGAttctggtgctgctggtggctTCCTCTTTGAGATGACCGGTACCCCTGGGACAAGCCACCACCGCGAGAGTAGCCGCTACCACGAAAGCTACCACCTGCAccggcaccatcaccaccaccaccaccgccgcgtGTGTTGTTGAACCAAGAGAAGGGcaaagaggacgaagaagaggacggtACCGCACCCTTCTGTTCATCTTCCAACAACTGCGACATCTTGTTGTTCCACTCTTGTTCCTCGGTCGCCCGCCTGTCCGCCTCATCCCGCAAGTTGGCCATCGTTGCTTCCAGCTCCTGTAGCGTCGCCTGGCACCGACCCGCCCAGCCCTGCAAGCTCGAGAGCAAGCCGTTCACGCCCCGCGCGGGAACGTCCCGCAAAGCGGCCACGCTGTTGATTTGTACCATTTCGTTCGCTGGGTCTAGCTGCCCTTCGATAAGACCGGCGTAGATGGCGCTGATCACTAGCTCTTCCAGCTCTCGCGCGCTGGAGAGCTCTAGACGGCGGGTCAGGGAGGCATAGCTTTGGTTTGGCGGTTGTGCCTGATTATTTTCTCGCTGCATCGCGTCGTAATCGAGAGGGACGTTGCTACCGTCATTGGCTACCAGTGTGAGGAGGGAGAGCTGGCGCAGCTTCAGCTTCTGATCGTCGTTGAGGGCAGGAAGCGCCGAGGCGTTGGCAATGTAGTCCGCGTAAGTCCCATGGCTGAAAATCTGCAGAAGCGTGAGGTAGGAGGAGAACTCGTGGGAGTATTCCAGGGACTGAATTTGAGGTGTCTGAAGAAGTTCGGTGAAGATGAAGGTGTTGGGGGCGGAGGTCACGCGGGTCACGAGATCTGCCGCCGCGCGCGGGGAAGTGGCAGATTTAGAGAGCACGATGAACGGCTGGAATAAGCAAACTGTGTTAGGTGAGACTCTCCAATGCTGATGTGACAACTCTCAAGCGGGAGGGATGATGAACCAACCTCGAGGGCGTTGAGAGCTTTGGTTTGCTCCATTGCGAGTTGAGGCAGGCCGAGTCAGCGGTAGGTCGTGATTCGAGAGACTGGATATTCGAGCTTCGGTACGTGATGTTGTATAAATGTGAAGCGGATACAACGATGGTGGTAAATGGGGATAATTCTGGCTTGGACTTAGCTACGGGGTACAGTCACGGCTTGGTGTAGCACGGCATCAGATATGGATGGCGTTGATTGACAGGTCGAGAATGATGTCCGACTGCAGCCTTTGGTGGAGTTAACCTGGGGTAGGTACACCCGCCATAAGGCTGAAAGCTCCAACGAGGGAGCAAGTGTGGCTTGCGTTCCAGCGGGGTACCTCCATCGGCACCGAGCCAGCGCCAGGAGCACCTGCCTCCGGCTTCAATGTCCAAGCTCGCCAAGTACTAAGCGTAAAAAGCCATGAAACTGAAATCTATCTGCACGGTACGACTTTGTGGGCAATTACGTACTGTGGTCGCGAGCGAAAGTAAAAACCCCCCTGTCAGGTACTTTTTTGCACGGACACTATGCGTTTAGTACCTACCCCACCTAATTAAACTTACCCATCACACCAAGTATG includes the following:
- the csn-7 gene encoding COP9 signalosome complex subunit 7a; the protein is MEQTKALNALEPFIVLSKSATSPRAAADLVTRVTSAPNTFIFTELLQTPQIQSLEYSHEFSSYLTLLQIFSHGTYADYIANASALPALNDDQKLKLRQLSLLTLVANDGSNVPLDYDAMQRENNQAQPPNQSYASLTRRLELSSARELEELVISAIYAGLIEGQLDPANEMVQINSVAALRDVPARGVNGLLSSLQGWAGRCQATLQELEATMANLRDEADRRATEEQEWNNKMSQLLEDEQKGAVPSSSSSSLPFSWFNNTRGGGGGGDGAGAGGSFRGSGYSRGGGLSQGYRSSQRGSHQQHQNQSRQQQNHHHHHQSNQSGTNSLLTSGGGSYLSFREGPSAVSPSAAAGLMGSSTSFAALGGMETGSGSGSGPLGKRGSSDMDDSEEDIDDDTMDLDDEGDETKRGSKRKLTA